A window from Amblyomma americanum isolate KBUSLIRL-KWMA chromosome 7, ASM5285725v1, whole genome shotgun sequence encodes these proteins:
- the LOC144096799 gene encoding uncharacterized protein LOC144096799 — protein sequence MPLPRKMPGSQKKIDNFFVPVQKRLCLGIEGSQAGNDSHESQPADRAIGATSINENPAEVVLDGEPSFTTDLDRTTSNSGACAPVETARREDSPQDVPSLPPKGYKFPSNQTGRSSDALKSNTVRAKGASSAPSLAAAEKDSIHRQASGACSA from the exons ATGCCGTTGCCTCGGAAGATGCCGGGGTCTCAAAAGAAGATCGACAACTTCTTCGTGCCGGTACAGAAGCGTTTATGCCTTGGAATTGAGGGTTCACAAG CGGGAAACGATTCTCACGAAAGTCAGCCAGCTGACCGTGCGATAGGAGCAACAAGTATTAACG AGAACCCAGCAGAGGTTGTACTAGATGGAGAGCCCTCCTTCACAACAGACTTGGACCGGACTACATCGAATTCCGGCGCCTGCGCTCCGGTGGAAACCGCAAGACGCGAGGACTCGCCCCAGGATGTCCCATCACTGCCTCCCAAGGGCTACAAATTTCCAAGCAACCAAACCGGAAGGTCCT CGGACGCACTCAAGAGCAACACAGTTAGGGCTAAAGGAGCCTCGAGTGCCCCGAGTCTCGCAGCCGCCGAGAAGGATTCGATTCACAGACAAGCCTCAGGAGCCTGCAGCGCTTGA
- the LOC144098840 gene encoding uncharacterized protein LOC144098840, whose translation MHSAAAPITININDGNFIYNVNTRNISANRQPDQSDDQAEGDRTSCQEHHRRSFGPHTQVSQAMFRAAAPITINISNGNFVYNVNPSCMSVDQQPDSSVDQAEGDGHQRRNFGPRIQLGASLARMF comes from the exons ATGCACAGTGCAGCGGCGCCGATCACCATCAACATAAATGACGGCAATTTTATCTACAATGTGAACACTCGGAACATCTCGGCGAATCGGCAGCCGGATCAGTCGGATGACCAGGCTGAGGGTGACCGTACCTCCTGCCAAGAGCATCACCGACGAAGTTTTGGACCTCACACCCAG GTTTCTCAAGCTATGTTCAGGGCAGCGGCGCCGATTACCATCAACATAAGCAATGGCAATTTTGTCTACAATGTGAATCCTTCCTGCATGTCTGTGGATCAGCAGCCAGATTCCTCGGTTGACCAGGCTGAGGGCGACGGTCATCAGCGACGAAATTTCGGACCCCGAATCCAGCTGGGCGCTTCCTTAGCAAGGATGTTTTAA